Below is a genomic region from Campylobacter geochelonis.
ATTATGCTAAATCCTTTTTTAAATTTAGCAAAACCACCATTTCCGCTTTCAACACTTTCAAACAGTCCAAAAAATGACGCAAAAAACACGCCAACCATGCCGTATAAAAGCATAGCTAAATTTTCACCCATAACCCTTGAAGCCATCCAAACCGCCATAAAAAGCATGATAAAACCAAAGATTTTCTTTACCTCTTCCATCCAAAAACCAGGTTTTGGAAGCAGTTTTTTGCTGCCAAGTCCTATGATAAGAAGTGGAATTCCCATAGCAAAGCTCATCACAAAAAGCGCTAATCCCCCAAGCAAGGCATCACCAGTTTGAGCGATATAGAGCAAAGCCCCAGCTAAAGGCGCTGCTACGCATGGTCCAACTATCAAGGCTGATAAAAAGCCCATTATCGCAACACCTAAAAGCCCGCCTTGTTTTTCACTCTTTTTGCTCACCATACTTTGCAGGCTTTGTGGTATTTGAAGCTCGTAAAATCCAAACATATTAAAAGCTAAAGCCACAAAAACTACGCTAAATGCGAGTATAACCCATGGAATTTGAAGCATTCCTTGAACACTTGCTCCAAGCATACTAGCAGCAACTCCAGCTATCGCGTAAGCTAATGACATTGAAATAACATAAACTAAACTTATAAAAAAGCTACTTTTTACACTACTATTTTCGCCAGTTTTCGCTACGATTATCGATGAAAGTATCGGTATCATCGGAAACACGCAAGGCGTAAGAGCAAGCAAAAGTCCATATCCAAAAAACGTGATTAAGATAGCAAAAAGCCCTTTGTTTTGCATATAGTTTTTAATGCTATCTTGTTGCGATAAACTGTTACTATCGCTAACTTTTTGCTCGCTTTTTTCGCTGTAGTTTGCGGCACTTTGTGCTGATTTATCAGTTTTGGAAACTAAGTATTTGCCATCGAGTTGTTTTGTGAAATCATATATGAAATTTTGTGGGTTATAACAAAATCCATCATAAGCACACCCTAAATACTCTAAATTTAAGCTAAATTTATCAACACTTCCACCACTTAAAACCAAGCCCATCGGGACAAAAAGCGTAAAATCTTTATCGATAATACGCCTTGTTTTATACTCTTTTGACTCTGGTAAATTTAATATATTTGTTATATCTTTGCCGTTTAATTTAGCCTTAAATTGATCTTTATAAAGATAAACACTATCATCTAAATCAAATTTAAAAGATACACCATCGCCATTAGAGCTTTGCTCTACTTTGAAAGCTTTTGATGATTCTACGGGGTCTGCGTGAAGTAAATTTAAAACGAAAGTTAGTGCGAGTAAGAATTTAAACAAATTTAGTCCTTAAAAAATTTTCGCTTATTGTATTCCTAAAAGCTAAATGAAATATTTAAATGCTTAAATTTATCAAGCTTTTCTCTTTTTGATAGTATAATGTCACTACTTTATAACTAGGAGGATGTATGTCTAAAAAAAGCAGTTATGAAAAGGAGCTTGAAGCGCTTCAAATCGAGCTTTTAAAGTTTCAATACTATGTCAAAGAAAAAGGCTTAAAAGTTTTAATCATCATGGAGGGCAGAGACGCAGCTGGAAAGGGTGGAACTATCAAGCGTATGACAGAGCATTTAAACCCACGTGGATGTCGCGTAGTAGCACTTTCTAAGCCAAGTGATGTTGAGACTACTCAGTGGTATTTTCAAAGATATGCAGCACACCTTCCAAGTGGCGGAGAGATAACGATATTTGATAGATCGTGGTATAACAGAGCGATGGTTGAGCCTGTTATGGGCTTTTGTACAAAAGAGCAGCATATCCACTTTTTACAAGAAGTTCCTAGCTTTGAGATGCTTTTATCTCGCTCGGACATAATTATATTTAAATTTTTTCTCTCTATAAATAAAGAAACGCAAGCTAGAAGATTCTCAGAACGAAGAGAAAACCCGCTAAAAAGCTATAAAATTTCGCCAGTAGATCAAAAAGCCCAAGAGCTTTGGGATCAATACTCAATCGCGCAGTATCATATGCTGCTACAAACTGATACAAATATAAATCCATGGATTATCATCGACTCAAATGATAAGAAAAAAGCGCGTATAAATACGATAAAAAGCATACTTTCTAAGGTTGATTATAAAGATAAGGCTGACAAATCTAAATTTAAAATTGATAAAAATATAGTAAAAACTGCCAAAGAAGAGATGCAAAGTTTAAACTCTTCGCTAGATCAAAACGTAAATATAGATAATAATATAGATTATATTTATAAAAAATAATTAATTTTAAAAGTAAATATTTAAATTTTAATATCTACAAAAAAAGCTCTAAATTTAGTATCTTGCTAGGTAAATTTAGAGCTTTAAATTTATATAAAATGTAAAATTAATTTATAATTCAAGAAAAATAGTATAAAAATTTATCTTAATCAGGTTTATTTAGCTAAAATAGATTAGAAATATGCAAATCTTTGAAAAGTATTTTAAAGATATAAGTTTGGTTTTAGGCTTACTCTTTTTTATAGTTGTTTTCTCTATGTTGCGAGCACAGTTAGCCAACCACTGCTTTTAAAAATATCTCAAAAAAATGTTAGAAATGCGACTTCGCGAGTTTGAATTAAAAAATTTATATATAAAAATGTATTTATCGGCTTTACTTAAAAGATGAAAATAACGCTATATGCTCTATCTTTTAGACCATCAAAACCAAAAATTATCAAAATCTTTTAAGTCAAAAAGTAGCTATCTAAAATCAAAATGTAGATGGATATAGCGTTGTTAAGCAGATAAAACTACCGATTAAAGCTACTTTTTAAAGTATGATTATAGACACTAGCCAAGCAGCAAAAAAGTTTTTGAGTCTGATTTTTAAAAATGCATATTTGAATAGGCTTTTTATTTATTAATTTTATTAATAATGAAATATTTTATAATAAAAATTAAAAGAAGATATCGCGCCTAAAGTTGTAAATTTAGTTTTCAATACGGTAATACTTGGCGAAATAGGCTTGCAAGCTGGAATGGAGTTTGCTAAAGGTGATAATAAGGCAATGACAAATTTTAAAACGCATAATTTAGCTTGAACTTTCATGTCAAAACTAGCGTAAAAATCGCTTTAAATTTTTTATAAAGTAAAAAATTAAATTTAAAAAGGCGTTGCAAGTTTCCCTACAACGCCTAAATTTATAACTAGCTAAATTTGAGTTTAGTGCCTATTTAACCCTTACTCAACCTCAGCGTCTATAACATCATCATCTTTTTTCTTAGAGTCTGTGCCACTTGCACCGGCATTTTGCTCTTTTGTGCTAGCTGCTTTATACATCTCTTCAGCAACTTTGCTTAGAGCTGCTACTTTTTGATCTATTTGCTCTTTTGTAGCATTTTCATCTTTTAACACAGCTTTTAAGTCATTTAGCGCAGCTTCGATGTTCGCTCTTTGCTCGCTTGGAATTTTCTCGCCCATCTCTTTTAGTGTTTTTTCTGTTTGATGAGCAACGCCATCGGCTTGATTTCTCGCTTCAACGCCTTCTTTTCGTTTTTTATCCTCTTCTTTGTGGGCTTCAGCGTCTCTTACCATCTTATCTATTTCAGACTCGCTTAATCCGCTTGAACCAGTGATTCTGATATCAGTTGCTTTGCCAGTTGCTTTATCTTTAGCTGAAACTGTTAAAATTCCATTCGCATCGATATCAAACTCAACCTCGATTTGTGGCACACCACGAGGTGCTGGCATAATGCCCTCAAGGTTAAAGTTTCCTAAAGTTTTATTATCTCTTGCAAACTCTCTCTCACCTTGTAAGACGTTGATAGTAACGGCACTTTGGTTGTCTTCAGCTGTTGAAAATACTTGAGATTTCTTAGTTGGGATTGTAGTTCCCTTTTCGATTATCTTAGTCATCACGCCACCTAAAGTCTCGATTCCAAGGCTAAGTGGAGTTACATCTAGTAAAAGCACATCTTTTACATCGCCTTTTATAACCGCACCTTGAATCGAAGCTCCAATCGCTACAACTTCATCTGGGTTTACAGATTTATTTAGCTCTTTACCAAATGCCTTTTTAACCTCTTCTTGAACCAGTGGAACACGAGTTGAACCGCCTACCATAACTACTTCTTGAATGTCTGAGTTTGTAACTCCTGCATCTTTCATAACTTGTTTTAAAGTAGTGATTGTCTCTTCAACCAAACCATCTATCATGCTTTCAAATTTAGCTCTTGTAATTGTCTTTGTAAGGTGTTTTGGACCTGTTGCATCAGCTGTGATAAATGGTAAATTTATAGTTGTTTCCATCGCTGAGCTTAACTCTTTTTTAGCATTTTCAGCTGCTTCTTTAAGACGTTGCATAGCCATAACATCGTTTCTTAAATCAACTCCACTCTCGCTTTTAAACTCAGTTAAAAGCCAATCAATCAACTTGTTATCAAAGTCATCGCCACCTAAAAACGCATCGCCACCAGTTGAAAGAACCTCAACTACATTATCGCCAGTTTCAAGCACAGTAACATCAAATGTACCACCACCTAAGTCATAAACTACGATTTTCTCAGCTGCTTTTTTATCTAGCCCATAAGCTAAAGCTGCTGCTGTTGGTTCGTTTATGATACGAAGCACATTTAGTCCAGCTATCGCGCCAGCCTCTTTTGTGGCTTTTCTTTGACTGTCGTTAAAATACGCTGGAACAGTGATAACAGCATCAACTACGCTCTCGCCAAGATATGCTTCAGCGTCTTCTTTAAGTTTCATTAAAACTTTTGCTGAAATCTCTTGTGGTGTGTAAATTTTGCCTTCGATATCAACCGCTGCTGCACCATTTCTATCAACTATCTTATAAGGAAGTCTTTTTTGTGCCTCTTTAGCGTTTTCTTCGTTCATCATCAAACCCATAATTCTTTTGATTGAATATATGGTTTTTGATGGGTTTGTAACAGCTTGTCTTTTTGCACTATCGCCTACTAAAACCTCGCCTTTATCGGTAAATGCTACAACTGAAGGAGTTGTGTTTTTACCCTCTTTGTTAGGGATGATTTTTCCCTCGCCTCTTTCAAACACAGCAACCGCTGAGTTTGTTGTTCCTAAGTCAATTCCTATAACTTTTGACATTTTCTATCCTTTATTAAATTTTATTTTCTAAATTTAGCTATTTTGCTACAACTACCATAGAGGCTCTAAGCACTCTATCTTTATACATATAACCTTTTTGATAAACTTGAACTATATCGCCACTTTCGATTCCATCTTGTTTAATAACGCTTATAGCGTTGTGAACTTCTGGGTTAAACTGCCCATCGGTTGGTATTTGCGTTATGCCATACTTTTCAAATGCTCTAAGCATTATATCTATGCACTGTCTAACGCCACTTTCTATCTTATCTGCTAGTTCATTTCCCTCAACATCGATTTTAGCGGCTTCTTCAAGCGCATCGATTATCGGAAGCATATCTTTTGCAAATTTCTCACTCGCGTAGGCAACTGATTGCTCTTTTTCTTTTTCCATGCGTTTTTTGATGTTTTCAAACTCTGCATTAGCACGGTAAAATTTATCCGTTATCGCGCTAAGTTCATCTTGAAGTTTTTTAATCTCTTCATCTCTTTTATCTTCGATTTCAAGCTCATTTTCTTCGCTTAAAATTTCATTTTCTTCATTTTCTATACTTTTGTTATCTTTATTCATGCTGCCTCCATTATGGTATTAAAAAATTTCTCGTAGTCTTCATACACACTTCCTGCACAAAACATAGTTGCTTCGCTTTTTTTATAGGTTATATTTCGTTTTATCCCCATAAAACCTGGCTCAAAAAGTGGAGCATAGACTATGTTTTTATCAAATTTTGTTGTTATGCTTGGATCTAAAAGGATTTTAAATCGCTCATCATTATAAATTTGATAAGCTATAATCTCGTTAGCCAAAAACTGAATTTTTGAGTTTTTTAGCTCTTTAATCTTTGCTCTAAGTTCGCTAAGTCCGACTTGCATAGAAATTCTTTCTAAATTTCTTAACTCTATGCCTACTAAATTTGATAAAAATTTAAAGATTTTTGAGTTAAATTTAATCACAAGCTCTTCATTATCAAAGCAAAGTATTATAAACTTATCGTTGTGGTTTATAATCTCTTTTAAAACTTCATCTTCTGATGTAAAAATCATACAATAAATTTTAAATTTTCTAGCAATTTTAGCAAGAGTTTCTTCACTTGAAATAGAAATTTTATCTTTAAAATCAAGCTTATTTCGCCAGTATTCATTCATGGTTGCAATAGTAGGAATTCTACCACTGCTTATATGAATTTGTTTTATAGCGCCCTCATCGCTTAGTTTTTTAAAATACACTCTTATAGTAGAAGCCGGCATCAAACCATCCATCCTATCGCCAAGTTCACTTGAACCGATAGGGCTGTTTTCGTTCAAATATGCTTCTATAATATAATCAAGTATTAAATCTCTTTTATTTATCTTCATATTCTTAGCACTCTTTATTTTAAATTGCTAGATGAATTATACAATATTGAGTGTAGTAATGTCAAGTATTTTATATAAATTTTTTAATATAATTTAATTTAGTCACTTAGACTAAAGGTGTAAAGAGCTTTTATCTGGGCTAAATGTAAAAAATTTATAAATTTTTATAAGATACTCTCGATACTCGGCGCGAAATTTTAAAACTTATATTTTTTAAATACAAAATTTACAAAGTGAAATTTTAAATTGGTTTGTAAGATTTTTTTGGTGTTGAAATTTCAAAAACCTTTTTTACGTGCAAATTTAAAATATAGACAAATTTAGATAAAAAGTTTTTGCTTGGCGATTTAAAGGAAGTTTAATGGAATTTTATGTATTATTTTACAGAAAAGATTATGTAAATTTTCACGTATAATAGTATGAAATTTTATAACTTTTAATGTTTGTTTTATGAATTATTCTGTATAATTAAAGAAGTTTTTTGGAGTAAATATACATTTTTACTTATAAAATAGGAAAATTTCGTGTATTTTAAACATTTTTATGTGTATTTCACAAATTTTCTTGTATAATATGTACATGGTAGAAACAAGTGATATTTTTAACATTCTACACAATGCTGTAGAGTCCAAAAACATGGGTAAGAAAATTTCGCAAGCAAATATGGCTAAAAAACTTGGGGTTTCGATGAGAACATACCAAGATTGGAGACTAGGGACTAGCAAACCACAAGCCGCGCTAGCTGTCTTTCAAATGCTTTGCGAACTTGAAGAAGAAGATGCTACTTTTGTTTTGGGAAAAATTAAAAGATTAATGGAAAGGAGAGGTCATGCAGAAACTAACGCTTAAAGAAAAAATCGAGCTAGAAGAGATGTTTACTTCTATGAAAAGAGCCAAAAGAAGCGATAAGTATAAAAATTTCTACAAAACTCTTATAAAAAAACTCTTACCAGCTACCAAAAAAAGTTTACTTACAAAAAGTTAGTTGTAAAAATATTTTGCGACTAACTTTTAACTAAAATATAGTTAAATCAAATTTAAAATAATCAAATTTTATTTAAAACATTAAAAATAGCCGATAATAAAATATATATTTATAACATTTATAAACTTAAAATCAAAAATTTATCTACCAAATTTATATAAAATATCTTTGCTTAATACATAAAAACGATAAAAATTTACACGAAAATATGCGTTTTGTTTGTGAATTTGCTAATTTTAATAATAAAATCTATCATAAATATACAAAATTATTATTAAAATAGATAGTTTTAGACTGTTTTAGAGGCTAAAACTATCTTCGGTAAATCGTGCAAGCAGTATTTTGCTACTTAATAATTTTTACATTTATGGAGTATGAAATTTTAACTAGGGTGAAAAACGAGAATATTTTACATTAAATTTCCAAAGCGCTAAACCAACTATTTTTTCGTTATATAAGTTGCCACCTAAAAAATTTTAAAAGTCGCTCAAGTCGCTCAAGTCGCTCAAGTCGCTCAAGTCGCTCAAGTCGCTCAAGTCGCTCAAGTCGCTCAAGTCGCTCAAGTCGCTCAAGTCGCTCAAGTCGCTCAAGTCGCTCAAGTCGCTCAAGTCGCTCAAGTCGCTCAAGTCGCTCAAGTCGCTCAAGTCGCAAAATCAACTTTTTATATAGGTTTCGATCTCAAAAATCATCAAAGCAATTTTTGATTTAAAATTTTGATATATAAGATTTCGTATAGTATATATTAGCGACTAAATGATTTATATATCGCTATTAAATTTTTAAAAGTCGTTCAAGTAAATTTCAAATCCAGTATTTTTAACTACGAAATTTAAAAATACTTAAAGTTAAATTTATCAAATTTAGCAACGAAAATATATTTTACGCTTTGAATTAAAAGTATTTTTACGGTTTAAAATATTTATTAAAATAGTGCAGATAAGTAAATTTGTATGCATTTTTAAAATTTACTAAATTTGCGCCCCAAAAAATCTCTTTATCTTTATCAGTCCAAGCTTCATACCGCTTGTTCGCATGATTTTTGCCATCTGTTTCCATTGCGCTTTTTCATAACATGGGTTAGGGCAGTTTCTACACTTTGGTTTTATCTCGTGCGGGCAGTTTTGCAAGCGCTGGTTTGCGTATAACAGTAGACTTTCGCACTCATCACAAAGCGAGTAGGGCATAGAAGTTAAATTTTTCCCATTATAAAAAAGCTTTAAAATTCCATCTTTTTTATCTTTGTTTTTGTGTTTATCATCGCAGTAAAGTTGGATAAACTTTACCACGGTTTGATTTTGTTCTATGAATTTTTCATCTGTCATTTTTAGCCTTTTTGCAAATTTAGCTAAAATTGTAAAAAAATAGTTTGATTTTGCTCAATTATAGTTGCAAAATTCTTCCAAATTTGCACCATCTAAACGGTAAGTCGTCCACTCGTTCATCGCTTTTGCATCAAGACTTAAGTAAAAATCAATACTTGGTTGATTCCAGTCTAGGCATGACCACTCGACTCTACCGCACTTTCGCTCAATTGCTAAATTTGCTATAAATTTCAAAAGCGCCTTGCCATAGCCTTTTCCACGATACTCTTCAAGCACAAAAAGATCTTCTAACCAGATTCCAGCGCGTCCTAAAAATGTGGAAAAGTTGTGAAAAAATAGGGCAAATCCAACGGCTTGCTCGCCATCATATGCAAGTATGACTTCGGCTTTTTCTTTCTCAAAAATCCACTCTTCTAAAAGCGCTCTAGTAGCGACAACTTCGCTTTCTAAATTCTCATATTTTGCTAGGTGTTTTATAAAATTTAGTATCGTTTCCGTATCGTTTTTTTGAGCAAATCTTATATTAAAATTTTTCATTTTCTTCCTTTTGTCTAGTTTAAAGCAGATTTTACAAAGCCTAATTAAAGCAATCTACTTTAGTAAATAACCCAAAATAGGCTAAAATTTACTTCTATCTTTGAATAAATTTAGTGCTTTTTCTAAATCAGCAGCAGTATCTATGCCTACACTTTTGGTTTTTATCTTCATCATGGCGATTTTTTTGCCATTTGTTAGAGCTCTAAGTTGCTCTAACTTTTCTATGTTTTCAAGATATGATGTTTGATATGAGCAAAACTCACGCAAAGTCTTCACGCTATAAGCATAAATTCCTATATGACCTCTAAAAGTTTCGCATTTTTCCCTTGGATATGGGATAAGAGAGCGTGAAAAGTAAAGGGCGTTTGAACACTCATCAAGCACGACTTTTACTAAATTTGGATTTTGTGCGCTATCTTTATCGACTAGCTTAAAACAGCTTGCCATAAAAGCGCCATTTTTAAGTATAGCTTTGGTTGCAAACTCTTTAAATTTAGCCAAATTTTCGCACTCAAAAAACGGCTCATCAGCTTGTAAATTTATAATAATCTCATCATCTTTTAAGCCGTGATTTTGCACCGCTTCGTTGATTCTATCGGTTCCACTTTGATGGTTTTGATTTGTCATAACCGCCTTAAAACCGTATTCTTTAGCTATTTTAAAAGTTTTTTCATCATCGACTGCGATTAAGACATCATCGACTTTTGCTGCATTTTCGGCACTTGCTATAAACATAGGAAGACCGAAAATATCACATAAAATTTTGTTTGGAAATCTAGTTGAGCCTAGACGAGCTGGAATTACAATCATTTTTTAATCCATTCTATTATAGTTTCTTTGATTTTATCTTGTCCAACTACGCTTGTATGCACAGCTTTAGCATCAAATAAAGATAAAATTTCATCTGGTATGGTTTCGTTAAATTCGTTTGCAAGGGCTAGCATTTGAGCTTTTTCATCATAAATTTTTTCATTTTTTATAGCTTTTATCATCGATGGAGTAAATTTAACCCAATGTGCTGTCGATGTTATCATAGTTGGTTTTTTAGTATTTGCAAATTTAAAGCAAGTTGCGGTGTGCGGGTCGATTAGCTTGCCATTTTTAGCTAGTTTTTTTATAAATTTAGCGCACTCTTCATCGGTGCAGTATTTTGCCTTAAAGCCTCTGATTTTGCTGATTTCATAGCATTTTGCTCTGCTTAAATCAAGCATTAGTTCTCTTGTCTTAACATCGCCAAATTTATCAAACAGCAGTCGCTCGACATTTGAGCTAACTAAAATATCCATCGCAGGGCTCATAGTCTTTACTAAGCTTTTGTCATTTATATCATAAACGCCATAGTTAAAGAGTTCGGTTAGGACGTTGTTTTGGTTTGAAGCGATTTTAATTGAGCCGATTTTTGCGCCCATTTTTTTAGCATAGTACGCGCCCAATGCATTGCCAAAATTCCCACTAGGAACGATGATATCGAATTTCTCATCATCTTTTAACGCGCCTTTTTTAAGTAGCCAGATGTAAGCGTAGAAGTGATAGATGATTTGGAAAAGGATTCTACCAAAATTTACTGAGTTTGCAGCACTTAGACTTAGCTCATTTTTTGCCAACTCATCTTTAAACTCTTTATCGCTTAAAAGCGATTTTAGCGCGCGTTGAGCATCATCAAAGTTGCCTTTGATACCGATGACTTTTAGGTTGCTTGCTTTTGCATTTACCATTTGAAGGCGTTGAACTTCGCTTGTGCCATCATCTGGATAAAGACAGACCACCTTTACATTTTCGCTTCCACTAAAGGCTTCTAAAGTCGCAGGACCAGTATCGCCACTAGTAGCGCACATTATAAGATATTTTTTGCCATCTTTTTTGGCTAATCCGTCTATTATGCTACCAAAAGGTTGAAGCGCCATATCTTTAAAAGCTCTTGTTGGACCATGATATAGCTCGTTGATATATAGGTGTTTATCTAATTTTTCTATATGAAGTGGGCATTTTTTATCATCAAATTTAGCATATGTTTTTAAAGCATTTTTAAAAATATCATCTTTAACATCAAAATCAAAACTCCTAATCACCTCCATAGCAACTTCTTCATAACTAAAATCTTTTGCTTTGTGGAAGAAATTTTTGTCAAATTTAGGTAGTTTTAATGGTGCAAAAAGTCCGCCAAAATTTGCACTTGGGTTTAGAAGCGCCTCGCTTAGCGTTACTTTTTGGCTTTTATCTCTGGTTCCTACTAGTTTCATTTTTTATCCTTGTTTATGCTATTTTGTATCCATTTTTTATATTTTTTATTTATTTTATCAAATTTAAGCGAAAAAATCTCTGGCGTATCGTATGGGTGAAGCTTTAAAATCTCATTTTCAATGGCTTTGAAATTTTTCTTAGTTGATTTTATCATAAGTTGATACTCTTTGCTTTTGCAAATTTTGCTATCCCACAAGTAGATACTATCTACGTTTTTTATGATATTTACGCAAGCGGCTAGGCTTTTTTCTACTAATGACTTTGCTATAAATTTAGCTATTTTTTTATCATCGACTATGCAAAAAACTACCATTATCTTACCATGCTTCCGATACCATCATCTGTGAAAAGCTCAAGCAAGATAGAGTGAGGGATTTTACCGTTGATGATATGCGTGTTTTTTACGCCATTTTCTATGCACTCTAAACAGGCATCAAGTTTTGGAATCATACCGCCACTTATCGTGCCATCGGCTTTTAGCTCATCTATAAGTTTTTTATCAAGCTTGCTTATTAAATTTCCATCTTTATCTAAAACGCCATCAATGTCTGTTAAGAAGATTATTTTATCTGCTTTTAACGCTGTTGCTACGCTACTTGCGCACAAATCTGCGTTGATGTTGTAGCTTTGCGAGTTTTCATCGCTTGCAATCGGTGCGATAACTGGCACATAACCGCTTTCTAAAATGTCATAGATAAGTTTTGTATTTACTTGCGTTATCTCGCCAACAAAGCCGTATTTGCCATCTTGTAAACTTTTAGCCTTTAGTAAATCCCCATCTTTGCCACTTATGCCAACAGCTGGAGCGCCATTTTGGTTTAAAAGTCCGCTTATCTCTTTGTTAACAAGCCCGCATAAAACCATCTCCACGACCTCTATCATCTCTTTTGTGGTGACTCTAAGTCCATCGATAAACTCACTTTGCATATTGAGGTTTTGTAGGGTTTGGTTGATTTTTTTGCCACCACCATGCACGACGATAACTTTTATACCAACCATATGTAAAAGCACGATATCACGAGCAAAATCACTTTTTAGCGACTCTTGTGTTTGTGCCGCGCCACCGTATTTGATAACAAAAACTTTATCTCTAAATTTACGTATATATGGAAGTGCTGAAAGGATTATTTCAGCGGTTCTTGACTTTTTTTGCATATTAACTCTTTGGAGGGAAATTTGTTATGGCGCTGAGTTTTTCGTTTGTTTCAAAAATTTCATATCTAAAATTTGAAGCAAGACCTGATTTTTCTAGTCTGCTTAAATGCATTTTTATATATTTTTGTGCATCATCTTTGCTCTCAAAAGCATAAATTCCGCCGCTGGTGTTTTTTTCTTTATTTTGCGTCCAAATTTTCCACATAAAGCCTGGTTCACAAGCTATTGATTTTGCTAAATTTTCACACTCTTTAAACATATCTTCATCGTATCCGCCCTTGTAGTCAAAATCAACTTGTAAAATAACCATATAAAAAGTCCTTTTATAAAATTTGACTATTTTATCATTTTTTACTTTATAAAGCTTGAAATTTTCTTTTCAAACTCGCTGCTTAGCTCTAGTTCTAAATTTATAAGAGATAATGGCAGGTTAAAATCTTTGATTTTTACGTAGTCTTTTGCTGTAACTAGTAAAGAAGTTGCGTTATAGCGCTTTAAAATCTCTTCTAGCTCATCTTTTTTAAACTCATAATGATCTGGAAAAAACTCTTTTCCAACACAGCTTGAAAAGTGCTCTTTAAGGCGGTTTGGCTTAGCTATGGCAGTTGTTAAGACCATTCTTTTGGTTGGATTTTTTATAGTGCTTGTTTTTTTTATATCGCTTTGTTTTGGGATAAAATCACCAAATTTATAAAAACTTAACGGATATCTATAAGCTCCACTTGGCAGGGTTAAATTTATCGCTGGTTTGGGTTTTGGTACTAACAAAATATTAAATTTTTTAATATTAAATTTAGAAAATCCATCATCAAGAAGTATGAGTTTTGCGCCTAGTTTTTTTGCCTCTTTTATGGCTATGACTCTATCTTCGCTTACTATGACATTTGCGTTTTGTAAGCCTAGTGCATACTCCATAGCCTCATCGCCACTGGTTTTAATATCTACTAAAATTTTACCATCAAGTGCGACTATATGCATACCACGTGAGTTTCGTTTGTATCCTCTAA
It encodes:
- a CDS encoding GNAT family N-acetyltransferase, producing MKNFNIRFAQKNDTETILNFIKHLAKYENLESEVVATRALLEEWIFEKEKAEVILAYDGEQAVGFALFFHNFSTFLGRAGIWLEDLFVLEEYRGKGYGKALLKFIANLAIERKCGRVEWSCLDWNQPSIDFYLSLDAKAMNEWTTYRLDGANLEEFCNYN
- the argB gene encoding acetylglutamate kinase, translated to MQKKSRTAEIILSALPYIRKFRDKVFVIKYGGAAQTQESLKSDFARDIVLLHMVGIKVIVVHGGGKKINQTLQNLNMQSEFIDGLRVTTKEMIEVVEMVLCGLVNKEISGLLNQNGAPAVGISGKDGDLLKAKSLQDGKYGFVGEITQVNTKLIYDILESGYVPVIAPIASDENSQSYNINADLCASSVATALKADKIIFLTDIDGVLDKDGNLISKLDKKLIDELKADGTISGGMIPKLDACLECIENGVKNTHIINGKIPHSILLELFTDDGIGSMVR
- the thrC gene encoding threonine synthase → MKLVGTRDKSQKVTLSEALLNPSANFGGLFAPLKLPKFDKNFFHKAKDFSYEEVAMEVIRSFDFDVKDDIFKNALKTYAKFDDKKCPLHIEKLDKHLYINELYHGPTRAFKDMALQPFGSIIDGLAKKDGKKYLIMCATSGDTGPATLEAFSGSENVKVVCLYPDDGTSEVQRLQMVNAKASNLKVIGIKGNFDDAQRALKSLLSDKEFKDELAKNELSLSAANSVNFGRILFQIIYHFYAYIWLLKKGALKDDEKFDIIVPSGNFGNALGAYYAKKMGAKIGSIKIASNQNNVLTELFNYGVYDINDKSLVKTMSPAMDILVSSNVERLLFDKFGDVKTRELMLDLSRAKCYEISKIRGFKAKYCTDEECAKFIKKLAKNGKLIDPHTATCFKFANTKKPTMITSTAHWVKFTPSMIKAIKNEKIYDEKAQMLALANEFNETIPDEILSLFDAKAVHTSVVGQDKIKETIIEWIKK
- the kdsB gene encoding 3-deoxy-manno-octulosonate cytidylyltransferase, which codes for MIVIPARLGSTRFPNKILCDIFGLPMFIASAENAAKVDDVLIAVDDEKTFKIAKEYGFKAVMTNQNHQSGTDRINEAVQNHGLKDDEIIINLQADEPFFECENLAKFKEFATKAILKNGAFMASCFKLVDKDSAQNPNLVKVVLDECSNALYFSRSLIPYPREKCETFRGHIGIYAYSVKTLREFCSYQTSYLENIEKLEQLRALTNGKKIAMMKIKTKSVGIDTAADLEKALNLFKDRSKF
- a CDS encoding tetraacyldisaccharide 4'-kinase, giving the protein MFERKFHAWIDRYFYTPSFSQKLLAQILAPLSILYALVVTVKKRFSKEVDYKIPIISVGNLTLGGSGKTPLTKAIFLKFSPKFKTFIILRGYKRNSRGMHIVALDGKILVDIKTSGDEAMEYALGLQNANVIVSEDRVIAIKEAKKLGAKLILLDDGFSKFNIKKFNILLVPKPKPAINLTLPSGAYRYPLSFYKFGDFIPKQSDIKKTSTIKNPTKRMVLTTAIAKPNRLKEHFSSCVGKEFFPDHYEFKKDELEEILKRYNATSLLVTAKDYVKIKDFNLPLSLINLELELSSEFEKKISSFIK
- a CDS encoding monooxygenase; amino-acid sequence: MVILQVDFDYKGGYDEDMFKECENLAKSIACEPGFMWKIWTQNKEKNTSGGIYAFESKDDAQKYIKMHLSRLEKSGLASNFRYEIFETNEKLSAITNFPPKS
- the cutA gene encoding divalent-cation tolerance protein CutA, with protein sequence MVVFCIVDDKKIAKFIAKSLVEKSLAACVNIIKNVDSIYLWDSKICKSKEYQLMIKSTKKNFKAIENEILKLHPYDTPEIFSLKFDKINKKYKKWIQNSINKDKK
- a CDS encoding nitrous oxide-stimulated promoter family protein, which translates into the protein MTDEKFIEQNQTVVKFIQLYCDDKHKNKDKKDGILKLFYNGKNLTSMPYSLCDECESLLLYANQRLQNCPHEIKPKCRNCPNPCYEKAQWKQMAKIMRTSGMKLGLIKIKRFFGAQI